The nucleotide window TGGAAATTACGCGCGCGCGCCTGCTGCGCCGCGTGCTCCAGGTGCTTCGACGTCGAATAGTCGTCGAAATTGAGCTTGCGGACTTCGTTCGGCGTCGCATCCATCTCAACCTCCGTTCAGCGCCCATGATCCCAGGGAAGACCGTCACTCGGTTTTCCGGACCGCGCGTCAGGCGACGACGTAAATCTCGTCGCCGCGTTGCACCACCTGGTACTTTTTGAGCTTCAGCCGGCTGTCGCCGACGCAGCGGCCGGTCGTCATCTCATATTCGTAGCCGTGCCAGGGGCAGACAAAGTGCACCTCGTCGGAAAACGTCTGTCCCTGATAGGTACGGTCGGCATCGATCAGGTCGACCACCTTGTTCATCAGGATTCCTTCGCACGCCGGCCCGCCCGAATGAACGCAGTAATTGCTGTAGGCGTAGTAAGTCCCGCCTTGATGAAACACACCGATCTCTTCCTTGCCGGCGACCACGATACGCCGGTCACCGTCCGGGAGCTCCGATGCCTTGGCCACAAACCATTCCGCCATGCCGTTCCTGCCCTTGAATATCGTAGTTCGCTCGTGCAGCAGTATAGGTGGGCCGGCGCGCAGGCAACAAGTGCGGTTGCGACGAGCGGCCATGCGCCTGGCACTCAGCGGTGCCCTCGCTCGATCCAGCTTGAGCTTGAGGCAATTTTGCTGGCATCCTGGGGTTCATTACGGGACAAGGACGACGCGGCGGCACGCCGCGCACAAGCGAGGGGACAATGACCAGCACAACACCGGAGCACGGCGGCGCTGCCGAACCACGGCTTCTTATTCCGGCCTTGGCGCCGTTCTACAGTTTCGCGCGGGAAATTTCCTGGCCGCTGATCCGCCTGACGGTCGGCGGCACGCTCCTCGTCCACGGCATCAACCGGTCGATGATCCCGCTGTCGCGCGCCACCGAGGAGATGGCGAAGTCAGGGCATGAACCCGCGATGCTGTTCGCCGTCTTCGCCCTGGTCAACGAAACCGTCGGCGCCGTCTGCATCATGTTGGGGCTGTTCACGCGGTTCTTTGCGGCCACGATCGCCATCGAATTTGCGATGATCAGCATCCAGTTCGCCCATAACGGCTGGGCCTGGGCCAAGCACGGCTGGGAATATGTTTTCCTGTGGGGGCTGATCTTCTTCGCCATCGCGCTGCGCGGCGGCGGTCCCTATTCGCTCGACCGCAAGATCGGCCGCGAGCTTTGAGCCACGGCCGCCGGCGGCTTTAATCGCGGCCTTGTTTCGCCACGGCGCGGCCGCTAAATACGGCGCATTCCACTCAAACCTCGGTCTGCGGAGAGGTGGCAGAGTGGTTGAATGCACCGCACTCGAAATGCGGCATACGGGCAACCGTATCGGGGGTTCGAATCCCTCCCTCTCCGCCAGT belongs to Pirellulales bacterium and includes:
- a CDS encoding Rieske (2Fe-2S) protein, producing the protein MAEWFVAKASELPDGDRRIVVAGKEEIGVFHQGGTYYAYSNYCVHSGGPACEGILMNKVVDLIDADRTYQGQTFSDEVHFVCPWHGYEYEMTTGRCVGDSRLKLKKYQVVQRGDEIYVVA
- a CDS encoding DoxX family protein, coding for MTSTTPEHGGAAEPRLLIPALAPFYSFAREISWPLIRLTVGGTLLVHGINRSMIPLSRATEEMAKSGHEPAMLFAVFALVNETVGAVCIMLGLFTRFFAATIAIEFAMISIQFAHNGWAWAKHGWEYVFLWGLIFFAIALRGGGPYSLDRKIGREL